The genome window TATTGCGACTATAACTTTGTCATAAAGCTCTAGGGTTTGAACGGCGAGATAGAGAGAAGTTTCCAATGACACGGCATTGGCAACCACGACAATGACGTCAGGCTTTTCGCTTACGATATAATCTCGGGCTATCGCCTCCTCCTCAGTTAAAGCATTTAGACTGTACGTTCCCGGAAGGTCGACGACCCTGATCCTGTACCCCATGTGTTCGAAGAAACCCTCATATTTGTCTACGGTCTTCCCAGGCCAGTTACCAACGAACCTGTTAGCACCAACAAGAATGTTAAAAAGAGTGCTCTTGCCCACGTTGGGAGACCCAGCTAGTGCCACTACTATTTCCCGCGCTCTGCTGGGATTACTCATTCTATCACCTCAACGATGATGCGTGCTGCAAGACCCCTTCCTATGGCTATCCTCGTCCCAGAGCGTTCTACAACTATCGGACCTGCATTGTTGAAAACAACTCTTAGTTCCTCTCCCGGAACAACTCCAAGCTCAAAGAGTCTACGCATCGAACCTCTTCCTCCTTCAAAACTGATAACCTTCACACGAGAGCCAGGCTTAGCGAAGAGTAAGGGTATTCTGTTAGACAGCGCCATAATCACGCAAGAGGTTAGACAGCAGGGTTGTTTTTAAATTTTTAAATCACTGTGAAAATACATAAGAACGCTCTATTAGGTGAACCAGAAAGTCTTAAGGATATGTCCGTGACGTTGTTCTTGGGAACGGGAGCGAGTCAACTATATGGTCTAGCCCTGCTATCCACATAACCAGTCTATCCATACCAAGCCCAAACCCTGCGTGTGGAACAGAGCCATACCTGCGCAGGTCGAGATACCACTCATAGTCTGAGGGGTTAAGCCCAAAACGTTTTATCTTTTCTACGAGCTCTTCAAGCTTATCTATCCTTTCCCCGCCCCCGATTATCTCGCCGTAGCCCTCGGGCGCAAGCAAGTCTGCCGAGAGCGTGACGCTGGGCCGCGAAGGGTCATTCTTATGGTAGAAAGCCTTTACCGACTCCGGGAAGCCGTAGAGAAAGAACGGTTTATCAAACTCCATTGTAAGGACTCTCTCCTCGTCTGCTCCCAGGTCGTCTCCCCACTTTATCCCTACACCCTTATTCTGGAGAATCTCGATCGCCTTGTCATAACTGATTCTTGGAAAAGGCGGTTCGACAAGCTTAAGCCTGCTTAAATCCCTGCCCAAGAATGTAAGCTCATCATGGTTCTTCTCCAATACTCTCCTTACGATGTGCGAAATAAGCTCTTCTTCCACCTTTAGAATACCCTCCA of Thermofilum uzonense contains these proteins:
- a CDS encoding FeoA family protein, which encodes MALSNRIPLLFAKPGSRVKVISFEGGRGSMRRLFELGVVPGEELRVVFNNAGPIVVERSGTRIAIGRGLAARIIVEVIE